ATGGCCACGCTGCGGAGCAGCAGATGTCACCGCGCCACGAGCCTCGCTCGGGGCGGTCCGGGGCCTTACGCCTCCGCGGTCGCGGGAACGTCCGCGAGCAGCGGACGGATCTCGCGGGTGATCTTCGGCTCGACAAAGAAGGAGGCCACAGGGATGCATCCCGCGGCCAGCACCCACGCCAGCTTGCCGAGCGGCCACTTCGCCCTGGAGCCGAGATCGAAGGCGAAGACGACGTAGATGATGAACAGCACACCGTGGATCTGGGAGATCAGCATGGTGTCGCCGACATGGAACCCGTACTTCAGGATGATCGCCGCGGTGAAGACCAGCAGCCAGACGGCGGTGACGTACGCCATCACCCGGTAACGGGAGAGCACATTCGACTTCATGGCACGAGCGTAACCGGACGCAAAGGGCGATCTTCGGGCGGGTCGTGCGGGCTACGTCTCGTCGAAGTCGCTCGCGG
This window of the Streptomyces sp. SLBN-118 genome carries:
- a CDS encoding DUF3817 domain-containing protein, which codes for MKSNVLSRYRVMAYVTAVWLLVFTAAIILKYGFHVGDTMLISQIHGVLFIIYVVFAFDLGSRAKWPLGKLAWVLAAGCIPVASFFVEPKITREIRPLLADVPATAEA